The Scyliorhinus canicula chromosome 17, sScyCan1.1, whole genome shotgun sequence DNA window aggttacagagggacatagataagctgcagagctgggctgagaggtggcaaatggagtttaatgtagagaagtgtgaggtgattcactttggaaagaataacagaaatgcggaatatttggctaatggtaaaattcttggcagtgtggatgagcagagggatctcggtgtccatgtacatagatccctgaaagttgccacccaggttgatagggttgtgaagaaggcatatggtgtgttggcctttattggtagagggattgagttccggagccatgaggtcatgttgcagctgtacaaaactctggtacggccgcatttggagtattgcgtacagttctggtcgcctcattataggaaggacgtggaagctttggaacgggtgcagaggagatttaccaggatgttgcctggtatggagggaaaatcttatgaggaaaggctgatggacttgagattgttttcgttagagagaagaaggttaagaggtgacttaatagaggcatacaaaatgatcagagggttagatagagtggacagtgagagccttctcccgcggatggaggtggctagcacgaggggacatagccttaaattgaggggtaaaagatatgggacagaggtcagaggtaggttttttacgcaaagagtggtgaggccgtggaatgccctacctgcaacagtagtgaactcgccaacattgagggcatttaaaattttattggataagcatatggatgataatggcatagtgtaggttagatggcctttagtttttgacttcccatgtcggtgcaacatcgagggccgaagggcctgtactgcgctgtatcgttctatgttctatgctcacattaacaccgcaatggggcagcacggtggcacagtggttagcattgccacttcatggcaccgaggaacaggttcgatcccggatctgggtctctgtccatgcagagtttgcacattctccccgtgtttgcgtgtgtttcgcccccacaacagaaagatgtgcagcccaggtggattggctatgctaaattgcaatttaattggaaaaactgaattgggtactttaaatttaaaaaaaaacacagtaatAAAGTTGTACTGTGAAACTCCCCGAGTCACCAAATTCCGTTGCCTGTtaaggtacacagaaggagaaatcagaatgttcaattcacctaacagcaagtctttcaggcATTTTAGAACGAGAGGTAATAGTCTGAGGataagatgggcagcatggtagcacagtggttagcatagttgcttcacatctccagggtcccaggttcgattccggcttggctgtgtggagtttgcatgttcttcccgtttcTGCGTAGGTTTTgtacaggtgctccggtttcctcccacagtccaaaatatgcaggttaggtagattagccatgataaacaatggattggccatgataaattgcccttagagtccaaaaaggttaagtgggttacaaggatggggtggaggcctgggctgggctggggtgctctttcagcggctagtgcaaactcgatgggctgaatgccctccttctgcactgtaaattctatgattccaccgggtgcttcagtttcctcccacaagccctgaaagatgtgctattaaataatttggacattctgaattctccctctgcgtgcccgaacaggcgccaaaatgtggagcgtaggggcttttcacagtaacttcattgcagtgtaaatgtaagcctacttgtgacaataaagattattttaaaaagaggtaACAAATTCtaaagagttgaggagaaactgcttccctcaaagggttgtggatctgtggaattcactaccccagagtgtagTGGAGCTGGGACACtgcgtaaatttaaggaggaattagACGTTTTTAATCGGGTTGAAGGgttcgactcgatgggccaaatggcctaattttgctcctatatcttatgacctTCTGAAAGGGGGAGACATTGATTTGCTCCCAGATGTTGCCCAGAGGAGGAAGTTTTAGTCTGAAACTCATTGTCCAACCTCCACATTGTGACATCACAAAGGAGCTCGTCCTAAATCAGCCAATAGGAATAAATCCGTTCCGCGGTGACGTCATTGTCCAGCGCGCGCACATGcgggagccccgcccccacccacagtTCCCATCCTCCACAGATCCTCGAAtcaaggtttccaggcaaccggctgacagTTCCGGCCGTCGGTGATCTCCCCATCCCATGACATGGGACTGCGCATGTCTCAGGGAGCGGggaagctgcgcatgtgcaggggagctcGCTTCCTCTGACCTTACCGCTGAGGTGTTGACCAATAGGAAGATTGGAGGACCGAAGGACTCTGCTCCTCCGCCAATCAGAGTTCCCCCATTGTCTCAATGCGGAATCTGGACATGGAGGTTTGTGCCGAGCAAAGCTGTTGTTCCCGCAACCCTGAATGAGCTTCAACCGCACACAGACTGAAaactcctcctgtctccaacatctgtgagtaaaacactttcttttctccccctttccatttcttttctcattctcatctgcaattggtgacttgcagcaactgaagggaaaggaagtgaatccagggagggtgcagactctggaaagcttggcccaggtctctctctctattaaatacattgacatcctttgctccctcaactTGACACAtgtatttgtctggctaaaatgatggtgtctttccaaatgttcacatttaaagggctggtttccccaggagatggctgatattaaagggaacagtaaacaggacaaatcaaacccaACCAATTAATTCCCTGTCGGAatactctccaccatcagcaaagtgatggacggAGTCATTAACAGCGCTATCAAGCGGTACTTACTCAGCAAAACCTGCTCACGTCTTTCAGTTTGGGTcccaccagggccactcagctcctgacctcattacagccttgattcaaacatggacaaaagagctgaatgccagaggtgaggtgagagtgactgcccttggcatcaaggcagcatttgaccgactatggcatcaaggagcccagctaaactggagtcaatgggaatcggggaaaactctccgctggttcgggtcatatctggcacaaaggaagatggttgtggtggttggaggtcaatcatctcagctccaggagttcctcagggcacactcctaggctcaaccattttagctgcttcatcaatgacctccctttcattATAAGgcgagaagtggggatgttttttGATGACtacaaaatgttcagcaccattcttgactcctcagataatgaagcaatccatgtccaaatgcagcatttCCTGCACAGTATCCTGATattggctgaaaagtggcaagttatatttgtgctacacaagtgccaggtaatgatcaTCTACAaaggaggatctaaccaccgccccttgacattcagtggcattagcatcgctgaatcacccacagccaacatcctgagggttgccattgatcagaaactgaactggaccagccatattaatactgtggttaccagggcaggtcaaagactacagCGAGTAACGCACCTTCtgacccccaaagtctgtccaccatatacaaggcacaagtcggatGTGTTATAGAGTAATCACTACTTGCAtgattgagtgcagctccaacaacactcaagatgctgtcCTACACCAACCAgaccaaagcagcctgcttgactgctccccattccacaaatattcacaccCTCCGCCAATGGCGAACTATGGCAGCTGTGTATACCATCTATAacgtgcactgcagtaactcaccaaggttcctcagacagcaccttccaaacccacgatcactactatctagaaggacaagagcagcagatacctgggaaccccacttcctggaggttcacctccaagtcactcaccagacggacttggaaatatatcgcccttccttcattgttgctggagcgacatcctggaactccttccctgacagcacagGGGATGTACCTACAActtaaggactgcagcggttcaagaaggcaactcatcacgaCCTTCtaaaaggcaactagggatgggcaataaatgctggctgaaccagcgactctcacatcccgtaaattaattttaaaaacttttttattGGACAGAGATGTATGGaatgtattatatatattattgatggttctgtaataaaatacatgCATTATTATTTCTACCTTTGTAATATAGTACTGTACCTACATTATATAGAATCACCCCATCTCTAATCAGTAAATATACTTAGATGGAGACTCTCTACTCTTGTACGGGTTGTAATGAGTTTAGATTTGTTGATCAGCATAAATCAGCACCTTCATAAGaattgggaggggagggaagcgAATCCATTCTGTATATTACACACATTTTTCATCCAGTAACATAGACATATAtctgtctggcagcctctgtgtccAGCACAagaagcagtgagcatggatctgtcaatcagacTGATTCAGTGCCTttaggagaattgggaggatgaatattagatacagcagagtgtgaatggagggagagtgtgtgagattgAGATTTAGAGCATTtgagggaaagagaaagagctaACAATGTTCGATAGCAACTAGAATTGtcggttctgaatttctatcctgtaccgACCGTGATGATTTTTGTAAAATCTTTTTGCAGGAATTTAGAACAAGAGGGGTTTGAGGTGGATATCTCAAACTAAATATCACGTCAAGAACTGACTGAGTCACTCAATTCTTGGGaactgaatatcatcggcctttgaatctagaaggagagcTGTTTGTCTATTCTGTCTGCTTCAAGAGATTTTATACATCGGTGTGtctggaaaagcactgagacacacacacacacacccgtgtgAGACTGTTACAGAGCATTCCTGTGAgactggaaagagctttaaccagtgacacagcctgaaaaaatacTACACtattcacagcagggagagactgtatcggtgttctgtgtgtggacgaggcttcaactgatcgtcCAACATGGTGAGACGCAAGATCACCTGGACCAtgaagaaaccatggaaatgtgaggattgtgggaagggattcacagccCCATGCCTGCTGGAAaggcatcaacgcagtcacactggagagaggcctttcacctgctctcagtgtgaaaagggattcgcTGCCATTGGCAGCCTGCGGAGACatgaacgagttcacactggggagaggccattcacctgctcagactgtgggaagggattcactcagtcaaacagcctgcagacacaccagcgagttcacactggggagaggccattcatctgcactgtgtgtgataagCGATTTGCTCAGTTATccgacctgcggacacaccagagagttcacactggggcgaggccattcatctgcactgtgtgtgataaaggattcactcagttatccagcctgcagacacaccagcgacttcacactggggagaggccattcacctgctccgtgtgtgataagggattcgctcagttatccagcctgcagagacatcagcaacttcacactggggagaagccattcatctgctcagTGTGTGATAAAAGATTCGCTCGGTTATCCAGCCTGAAGAGCCACCAGagcgttcacaccggggagaggccattcacctgctctgtgtgataagggatttgctcagttatccagcctgctgaACCACAATGTCAatcacaccaatgagagaccctttaaatgctctgactgcagGAGGGGTTTCAAAAGCTCTCAGCTACTAATGTCCCACCAGCGCGTTCActctgaggagagaccgttcagctgctctcactgcacaaagagctTTAGTACCTCATCCAACCTGATCAAACAAGAGCGACGTCACACCTAACAATGAagcagaatacccggaggccttgttcatcgtggccggggactttaaccaggccaacctcgagtgtacagccaaaattccaccaacacatctcctgtcccaacaggggcctcaacat harbors:
- the LOC119952221 gene encoding gastrula zinc finger protein XlCGF7.1-like, with the translated sequence MVRRKITWTMKKPWKCEDCGKGFTAPCLLERHQRSHTGERPFTCSQCEKGFAAIGSLRRHERVHTGERPFTCSDCGKGFTQSNSLQTHQRVHTGERPFICTVCDKRFAQLSDLRTHQRVHTGARPFICTVCDKGFTQLSSLQTHQRLHTGERPFTCSVCDKGFAQLSSLQRHQQLHTGEKPFICSVCDKRFARLSSLKSHQSVHTGERPFTCSV